The Salvelinus fontinalis isolate EN_2023a chromosome 36, ASM2944872v1, whole genome shotgun sequence genome window below encodes:
- the LOC129835691 gene encoding mucin-2-like — translation MVGFLCLLLSLTALQVEGFSGGGSSIASQCGSMLPGNSFHGSTGQSSSSPYTVTVNQTTYQPGDTIQVTLSGKVSYKGFLLEAHEEGQNKAVGTFSLGSGTGIVLVPCNGIAASGVSQSNIQPKSSVTVTWTSPSSASLGNIIVKSTFMQTSSVFWIAVPSMAVNRLSSVVTTTSAPTTTTDTTTTTTAPTTTATAPTTTTTVPNTTTTAPNTTTTAPNTTTTTTAPKTTTTPPKTTTPPNTTTTTPNTTTTTPNTTITTPPNTTTTVPKTKTSATTTTDPTTTARAPTTTTAPNTTTTTAPNTTTTTAPNTTTKSPKTTTTSPKTTTTSPKTTTTSPKTTTTSPKTTTTSPKTTTTSPKTTTTSPKTTTTTSPKTTTTSPKTTTTSPKTTTSPKTTTTSPKTTTTSPKTTTSPKTTTTSPKTTTTSPKTTTTSPKTTTTSPKTTTKYPKTTTRSPKTTTTSPKTTTKSPKTTTTSPKTTTTSPKTTTTSPKTTTKSPKTTTKSPKTTTTSPKTTTTSPKTTTTPPNTTTTVPKTKTSATTSTATTTTTTAPTTTTSTSPKTTTTSPNTTTTAPTTTTSTSPKTTTTAPTTTTTAPKTKNSATTSVTF, via the exons ATGGTGGGTTTTCTctgccttctcctctctctgactGCTCTACAAGTGGAGGGTTTCAGTGGGGGAGGATCTTCCATTGCTTCTCAGTGTGGCTCAATGCTACCTGGTAATAGTTTTCATGGCAGCACAGGGCAGAGCTCTTCCTCACCATACACTGTCACTGTCAACCAGACCACCTACCAGCCAGGAGACACCATCCAAG TGACTCTGTCAGGAAAAGTCAGCTATAAAGGGTTTCTTCTGGAGGCCCATGAGGAAGGACAGAACAAGGCTGTGGGAACGTTCTCTCTCGGCAGTGGAACTGGGATCGTTCTTGTGCCTTGCAATGGGATCGCA GCCTCTGGGGTGAGTCAAAGCAACATTCAGCCTAAATCATCAGTAACAGTCACCTGGACATCACCATCCTCAGCCTCATTGGGCAACATCATAGTCAA GTCAACATTTATGCAGACCTCCAGTGTATTTTGGATTGCAGTGCCTAGTATGGCAGTTAACCGACTGTCCTCAGTTGTCACCACCACAAGTGCTCCTACTACAACTACAGacactactacaacaactacagctcctactacaacagctacagctcctactacaacaactacagttcctaatacaacaactacagctcctaatacaacaactactgctcctaatacaacaacaacaactacagctcctaaaACAACAACTACACCTCCTAAAACAACAACACCTCCtaatacaacaactacaactcctaatacaacaactacaactcCTAATACAACAATTACTACACCTCCTAATACAACTACTACAGTTCCTAAAACAAAAACTTCTGCTACAACAACTACTGATCCTACTACAACAGCTAGAGCTCCTACTacaactacagctcctaatacaacaacaactacagctcctaatacaacaacaactacagctcctaatacaacaactaaatctcctaaaacaacaacaacatctcctaaaacaacaacaacatctcctAAAACAACAACTACATCtcctaaaacaacaacaacatctcctaaaacaacaacaacatctcctaaaacaacaacaacatctcctaaaacaacaacaacatctcctaaaacaacaacaacaacatctcctaaaacaacaacaacatctcctaaaacaacaacaacatctcctaaaacaacaacatctcctaaaacaacaacaacatctcctaaaacaacaacaacatctcctAAAACAACAACATCTCCTAAAACAACAACTACATCtcctaaaacaacaacaacatctcctAAAACAACAACTACATCtcctaaaacaacaacaacatctcctAAAACAACAACTAAATATCCTAAAACAACAACTAGATCTCCTAAAACAACAACTACATCTCCGAAAACAACAACTAAATCTCCTAAAACAACAACTACATCTCCGAAAACAACAACTACATCTCCGAAAACAACAACTACATCTCCGAAAACAACAACTAAATCTCCTAAAACAACAACTAAATCTCCTAAAACAACAACTACATCTCCTAAAACAACAACTACATCTCCTAAAACAACAACTACACCTCCTAATACAACTACTACAGTTCCTAAAACAAAAACTTCTGCTACAAcaagtactgctactactacaacaactacagctcctactacaacaacatcTACATCTCCTAAAACAACAACTACATCTCCtaatacaacaactacagctcctactacaacaacatcTACATCTCCTAaaacaacaactacagctcctactacaacaactacagctcctaaaACCAAAAATTCTGCTACAACAAGTGTCACGTTCtaa
- the LOC129835731 gene encoding mannose-binding protein C-like: MAMPRLFLSILLTSQLTVYLPSEAQKQTPPPHTSSPSCPAYPGVPGIPGHNGLPGRDGRDGHDGVTGPKGEKGHPVGIGAQGHPVDVGPAGPKGEIGEPGDAGGNSVISHLLAEIQQLKDRQANLEKAASFRVFQKAGDKYLVSNGVLGSFDEGLKFCKNFGATLVMPRNDVENQALSKFIVGASYGFLGATDRKTEGVWVDLNDEPLTYLDWHSGEPNSGGNGIEDCIATTNSGPWVDITCDANIVIICEI, translated from the exons ATGGCGATGCCCCGGTTGTTTCTCAGCATTCTGCTGACCTCACAATTGACTGTCTACCTGCCAAGTGAAGCCCAAAAGCAAACCCCTCCCCCTCACACTTCCAGCCCGAGCTGCCCAGCTTATCCTGGTGTCCCTGGCATACCTGGTCATAACGGTCTGCctgggagagatgggagggatgGGCATGACGGAGTCACAGGACCCAAGGGAGAGAAAGGACACCCTG TAGGAATAGGGGCACAGGGACACCCTGTTGATGTGGGGCCAGCTGGACCTAAAGGGGAGATAGGGGAGCCAGG AGATGCAGGAGGCAACAGTGTGATCAGCCATTTACTCGCTGAGATCCAACAGCTCAAAGACAGACAGGCTAATCTTGAGAAAG CTGCAAGCTTCAGGGTCTTCCAGAAGGCAGGGGACAAATATTTAGTGTCCAATGGAGTGCTGGGAAGTTTCGATGAAGGTTTGAAGTTCTGCAAAAACTTTGGTGCGACGCTGGTCATGCCAAGGAATGATGTGGAGAACCAAGCTCTTTCCAAATTCATTGTTGGTGCTTCTTATGGTTTCCTGGGAGCAACAGACAGGAAAACAGAGGGTGTTTGGGTAGATTTGAATGATGAGCCACTGACGTATCTGGACTGGCACAGTGGAGAACCAAACAGTGGAGGTAATGGTATAGAAGACTGTATTGCTACAACAAACTCTGGACCTTGGGTTGATATTACCTGTGATGCAAACATTGTTATAATATGTGAAATTTAA